GACTTGTGCACATACTAAAAAAAACTGCtctcttattttttaataaggtGAAAATGTACAACTATTCCAGAAATTAGTATGTCAATGTGACTAACAGACATTTAACAATAAGGTAAATATCAAATCTTTGAATCTAGCAGTAGTGATAGAAATTTTCACACCTCAATTCCAGTTCTGCCTTTGAGAACTCGTTCTTTGTCAATCCCCCAAGAAAGGCATTCAGTATTCCTCCGTCCTTCACGATCTGTGAAGAATATATCCTGGTTGTCTTTTCCAATATCCAAAACCCATTGTGGGAGGGAAATCAATGCATCACTAGAATCATTCCCTCCACATTCATGAAATGCCATAACAACCTTCAGAATTTTAAAGAAGAATCAAGAAAGGTCTCCAACAACTTCAAAGATGGTTCCCAATTCCCATGACAAAAATACACATCCAATCAGAGAAACCTCTATGACATATTTTAAATGGTGTTTCAAATATTATGCCAGCAAGAGCATGGTTTTACGAATTATACTAAAGAAACAGTTCTTTAAGGAATAATATCAATGACATCATCCACTAGCTATTGTGTCTAAATTTCGATATAAAAAAAGATGTCATAGAGAGTTGACAAGATCCGTTCATCCTAAAATTCCCTGTTCCATATTATGTCATTCGTGTTTTTACTAGTTTAAATTAAAGTGTTTAATAGGCAGGACATCTATCAAAAGCACGGTGGTTGAGTTGGGATACAAATTATGGATGCAAAGGCTCATTTTTATAGTCATGAATAGCAAGATTCAAAATCGAAAATAAAGATAATTCTAAGAGcaatataacataaaaaaaaatacacacatATATTAGCATTGTCAAATTAAATAGCTACCAAATAAACatataagtttcaaaaataagtttatttCAGTTTACAAAATGTCATGagtagaaaatatttaaatacgAAAATAAAACTTGATTATAAGGAATCTAGATCTAATGTTTTTTATTCTCTATATTGTGATTAAAAGAGATTAGAAAGTCCTATAAGAAAACATGGACCCAGTGGATAACTTATGCCCTAAAGTCAAAAAATTGTATCTTGGTGATGTTTGTCTTGgactaaaatataaaagttccgcaataaaaaaaaaacacggtACCCTGTCATTTAACTATGAGGTTGAGGGTCATCTCCCTTCTTGACCCACCAGCAAGAAGTGCAGCTTAAGTGGAACAGAGATCATACATATGCAGTACAGTGCAATTGGCCTAATTCAATGGCCATGTTTTTTTGCAATTTCGGCCACAAAATTCACTGCCCCAGTCCCAACGGCCAGGTGGTATATGATGGCCTTTGGACAGCAAGATATCGTGACCTGCTGTGGAAGAATTGCATGATTTGCATGCAAGACACAATTCGTTTACAATTTGCACAATTCATATGCAATTCAGTCACAAAAATTGGTACAACCCACACTTATATTGCACTAGTTGTATCATGAATTGTACGATACtaataaccatgaccaaaagtCCAAACAAGAAAGTGCtgtgaaagaaaataaattatttagacCTATTGCTTCCAGACATACACCACATAGTACACATAGCACAAACATACTTGTGGTTGATAATTCTTCTTTTCAAAGAACATCAATGCATTATGCATGTATAAGATTATGTGAGCAAGTAAAATAATACCTGTAACTTCAGTTTGAACTTTCTAACTATGTTAAAAAGCTCCCTATAACCAGACCACACGTATTTCTGTGAGCTCCAGCCTTCAACAATGCCCCACCAACAATCCACAACAACACCATCTACATTTAAAGACTTCATGTGCATTAGCTCCTCCCTAATGCCTTCAGGATCAATCAACTGgcaaaatttgttaataatacCAGCCTGCAATAAAAGACTAATTTTTGAAACCTTAAAATCAAATACAAGGAAAACAAAGTACTAAATAGACAAATAAATGAAAGttgtaaatttataaaaaaaattctagaaCGGATAAATTAAACATGATCAAAGCTAGGTACTCAGCAAACAGCAAATGGAGAACACTTACTGGAAGCTTTACATAAACAGGAACATATGGTGTGCCAGTAAAATCATTTTCATGCACCCCAGaatgaatatcttgcataagcTGCATCAATAAATTACACTATCAGCTGGTCCTGGATCACATCTGCTCATATATAAGGCTCAATATAATGGTTATGCATAAGTTAAAAGTACATAATACAGAGACTAATTTAGTTTCAATCTAAAAACTATATGGCATACCAGGAACCAAAACAAAGCCATTGAGGAAGTGATATTTGCAAAATTAGTATCAGTTCAGCAAATTCAGGTGTAATATTTATTTCTATGTTATTCTATATCAATATTGCCATTGTCAATTTTTTGCTTATAAAGATTTATAGTGAATTTTACATATCCTGATACTCAGGTTCCCATGGTTGTGAACTTCACACACCATTAAAAATACTTCCATATCAAGAGGAGCAAATTCTAAATATTAAGTTTATCTGTTAACACACTCCATGACTTCTTTCATTTCTGCAAAAGGCTAACTGtaacttaataaattatttgGTGACTTGTTCCAAAAGGAACAGAAGTGTTGCGAATCCGtgaatttttgataaaaaaaaatagaacaaacTAATGATAGAATACTTTATCAAGAATAATAGCAAGCTTTTGGTTTCAAATACTGCTCCACAACCatcttaaattaaatttaaacccATCAGTCGGgttgaaaacaaaaacatatgAAATAAACATTATGCAAGTGGAGTGCAAATCTGGCCCATCAGAAAAGTTAGGTAGAAGAATGTCAAATTTACAATCATCAATCAATGGTATATCATGAAAACTCAATAGTGTAAATGTAGAATCACATTATAAATTATACCCATTATATTTAGTTAATTGTTCAGATTTCAGATAACTGCAAACAAGGAAAACAACAAGGGCAGTTAAAACCATAGCTAGTGCATATCAAAATCAACGTCAAATATGATATAAATCCACTAAAATTAGCCTCCAAAATCACCTGATCAGCCTCCAAGCAGTCAACAGTATTGATGGGGCTTGCATTTGTATATTTCTCGTTCCTAGAGTCCCTTTCTGCAATTACAACAGAATCAATGGATGCAGGCGACAAGCATTCATCAATCCTAAGCACAGATGTCTGATTCTCAATCGTTTCCTTAACAGAACAATTCCTCAAAGAACCACCAGAGAGTTGACTTTCAACTGATTTAGCCGCAAACGACCCCTGCATTATAACACATTACATTACACAAAGgggaaaaaacttaaaattagcACAACAGATCATTTCTCACCCCaacatttcatttcattttcttattttacatCTCAGCTTTAATATCCATGCACTCATGCACTCTCAGTGTAAATGCTTTTACTCTGTCAACCAAATATAAATCATACTTTGGAAGATTTTTAGAGTAGTTACTATAAACACAACAATCTAACGGATATGGAAATTTGTAATTAGATGACAGTATAAATTTTACGCTGTCAGCGTGTATTACTTATTctctcaatttttctttcaatcaatctcacttacaagCAACTAACTATCAATCACATTGTCACAGCAGGTCACATCTCAACTTCAAACCATCAACTAATTGGAGTATTCAACAATAAGCAGCCACAATCATGAGTTAATTAGAGCTCAAACGAGAAATTTTCGGATAATTGAAAGGAACCATGTGAGAGGGAGGGGGACACTGGCGGTAGGTGGTGCCATCGGCGTCAACAACCCAACCAGCCTCACGAGCTAGCGCGGCTAGTACGTCGTTCATGTCGGCACGCGCCGGCAGGGGGAAATTGCCGTACTGGCGGAGGCCTGCGAGCATGCGGCTTGTGATGGCTCGGCGGTGTCGCTCGCGGAGCTTGGTGCGCTCCTTCTCCTTCTCTCTCTCCTTCTTTCCCTTGGCGACGGAATTGGTGgtggccgccgccgccgctgCGAAACCCCGCGGACGGCGCGTGTGAGGGTGAGGGTGTGGGTTAGAGTTAGGGTGAGCTAAGTAATCGGAGCTGTGGTCGCTCTGAGGGTCGAGATCTTGAGTGGAACCGTCGTCGTTTATGCTCTTCATCTTCAGAATTCAGTGTTGACGCTTCTCACCTGAACTTCCTCTCACAACTAAACTCAACGCCGTTCTTTTTTCTGATTTCTGATACCATCTGGCCCAACGTTAACCACTCCTCCTCCTACTTGGGCCTTCATTTCTCAACCTCTCTCGCTCAAAACAATTCCTATTCTTCAACTTTTTTAGTGTTGGATAACTTCAttatctgtttttctttttatatgtctcaaataataatgaaaacCTGATTTACActacttaatattatttaattatatcaaatttatttttaaaacgaaatacaattgtaattattaatataagaaaatactaaggatttgattgaaaaaatatttaaaataatttaaaaagagaagaataaagtaaaataaaaaaaattatattagttttttaaaacatCTGGTTTTAagcttattattattattatagagcTTGTGCATccgttatttatttttattatttatatataactatatctaatattaaaaattaaataaaagatgtcaattaaattaaaatagtgtttatgtatctgtattttttattatttgtatataattatgtttaatattaaaaattaaataaaagatgtcaattaaattaaataataagaaaagataaaagttataatttttaagataaatgaagatataaaaaaaaaattgtttcacaTGGTGAACATTTTCTCTTCTAATCAATTGTTCCATGTTTAATAAACTATCAGGCTGAGACACTTATTCTTAAATGGCTTATCCGTGTCGGATACACGTATCCGTGTTGATACTCGTATGATacttatcggtgaagtgttcaattcaaaaaaaatatttgttgaatttttttaaaattttagcacggttctaacacaattttaaaatgtataaatacaataactttctaaaaactcaattttattatataaatttgtattatgattataaaaataagaataaattcttttgaaccagtcatgaaaaatatcttcctaCTTCCAAAAAAATTTGgaacatacttttgcacataaatatttatttttttaatttatataattcaaaatgatataatatatagatctgtgtctcgtatcctatattttagagattatacatcCGTATCCGTACTACATAGTTAATAAATTGTTTTGtttcatatttaataaattttataaactgTTTCGTACTtcacatttaaaatataaaattaataactattttttatgtagtatattagtttttttaaatagaaaataaaaaatgactaACACGtatactaaatatttaaaaaaataaaaaatgacacaatatctacaataataaaataaaataaaataaaaagaattaagaGCAGTGAATAtaatcatttttatatatagtaTAGATATATAAGTTAATCAACTTATTTTCAAAAGTACattatattttcaataataCATTTTATAACATATTTATATCACATGAAATTACGactctaaatatatatatatatatatatatatatatatatatatatatatatatttgaaattttaaaatttaaacctAATATTACCAAGACAGATGTTCTCAaattataatactaataaagACTATacaaaaaatcttaaaaataatgacagagatatttttaataatgtaaTGTAATCTTGATCCTGTCGCCAACTctagcgtggaggaattgctttgtcgcttccttaccccgcctatgcaactgtgctatccGCAAGAAAGCTCTTAGAACCTTCACCGGGTActtcaaacgcaacctgcaaaatacacagacggcgcctctagcggccgtttgctcttcgacgctcaagttaggtcacagaaccaccaacaaAAAGAAATATCTCACTGAATCTCTCTCTGtgattctcttttttctctctctctctgtgtctgtgcctaacagaattctgttacgctatcctctgcgtgtgtcagaattctgttacgctattgtGCGAAAACGTACACAATGAGTAAAAACTTGGGTGGGTGTGTGTTTTCtgtgtgtacctttcacgacgcggagtgcacctttatcttggccgcgcccctctcagatggtgacacgtggaggcatgcaactcacatctaaccgtacacgtgccactacctgaagggctctagcgcatctctttgtgcgcctaagttattcccttgcggagtaacttagcgcgtttcttccatctgggtgaatcgcacactcccaggagaacgccaggtgtggctggactaggcacactcaccaagcattgctctctgcataaacgatttccccttcacgatgtcatgcacgtaatgggttaagagagtaaccaatcactgaccggtttactaactccctcaggccactctcgtgcacgattctaccggcgagtagctcctctttctctgagatatgatcatgcgaggtccatgcgtaacgctctcgctgggaatctcagtcccagtttaactacgtgtaacacgaaaccccgatgaccatgcacccgatgactgatcggtgctctattgcttctcgtgTTCTCCtcccgggtgtttatcttggaactgatctgtcggtggtcactcggttactgaccaccgatcaccgttctgggtgatctcctccctgatttctctaccacctgatccacgtgtcaccctgcgagtgctCCACGTAgttatctgctgctgacatcatcgactaccgatgaccgaccggatcacaagccccccagtctcgagctgtgaactcgttctcagcgaagagactaagtggtcgcgccctcggtccacgtggcaagtggggccacatcacgtgccacctcacttGTTGCCTTTTGACGTTATGACTTCctcccttaatctcgcgacatgTGGACGCATCAACGGCTAGCGTGGAGTGTCGCTAATGCTTCCCttattcaaataggcgcgcgccttcactgtttcatcatcttcttcaatacTCCAACTCTCAGACTTACTTCAAATCTCCTCTCTGCGCGCCCAACTTTCTTCAAGCTTTCTACCTCAAGACCTTCCGCGATCATCTAAAGGTatgacttttcttcttccttgatccatttaggttctttttaccgattgcattcacCCTTTTCACTACCATGCActcatcttctctgtttttcttcttctcaacccgcgctagggttttttgcGTTTCTCACTTCGCTCTCTACTtttccctcttcctcttctttgtctggacctttctttcttcttcccttcctctgtttttcaccgaaccattcatcattccctcttcttccgttCATCTGACTTTTtgctttcctccattgcagttaTCTCGCAATGGCTCGCTTAAAGCAAACTGCTCGCATCGTCgcctcatcctctggtgcacagccttcagcaAGTGCACCAGCGTCACCTCCACCTGATACAACTTCCTATCAGGACTACGCCAGGGTCTATgactgggctcccctggcattgctgGCTGAAACTTCCACTCAACTACCGAAAGGCCACCTCAAAACCCTTCTGAGCAACGACCCTGATGAGCCCtcctgcgccatcgacagggagaatgatTTCAACGTTCGtatacgcattcctcctcgagggatgctaATCTGTGTGGACGATAGGgctaccaatggggtgcccttcaccttcatatactccgccatcttcaaaaggttgaagctgcgcttgcccttcaccttctttgagaaggagctgatgatggagctgaacgtcgccccttgccaactccatccgaatgcctgggctttcatacgGGCATTCTAGATCCTCTGCAACTACTTTGGGCATAACACCTTTGTAGACGTCTTCCTacatttcttcgaggcgaagaaccctggggatagGTCCTGGATCAAATCTTATCTTGATTATTGaaatagttaaatttttaaaaaattatcaaaataaataaattaactcaaagtaaaacgTATTTAAACTGAAATGAAATCGtattaaatttaactaaaatcgtgacaatatgatttattttttaataatttttaaaaaattacctattttaaaaattaaaagatgaaATTTAACTAGATTAATAAAAATCTGGATAATcatgtattataaaataaaagaggtGTTACTTtggaaaaggaaaaggaaatgaCCTTGCTCATTCTGAAGAAGCAATTACTTTGGAAATGAAAAATTGTTCAGTTTTGATTGAGTGACTGACACGTATGATGGTGACCGATCGGTCACCTCTGTATTTGTCCTCTGTATTTGTTTTGAATTGACACTAATAGTGTACTACTGTACCTACTCATCCCAAAACCAACTAAATCAATCAACCATAATCTTTTTgctttaaaaattatgttttaatctcATCATTATACCAGTAATTTCCTGATCTGACAGAACTACCACAGACCATGACGATTACAACATTATTAcaacattaaaaagaaaaataattaactaaacCAGTGTCTTCGTAGAAGACACCAGTTAGATAAAACAATGTTACTGGATGAAAACATAAATAACAAACTCTCTAAAAGtgtttagttttaaattatatattaagcTCTAACTTGACACttcaattaaaacaataaattaacaTATTGAGTATAAATACTATTTATTAAACTACCTATACCAGGAGATTCATTATTTCGTAacagtttttcttttacaattttatcctttatattttgataacaattctttattataataattaattttttagttgtATTAACTATCCTTTTATCATAAAAATGTGAACACtatattaaactatttttatcatttataaaaaatgtaGATTCGAAGGTACAGCAGTGTCTGAATTTCCACGAATATCTAATAAAGATAATAATAGTTTTGCTCACCATTACCCAAAGgcactaaataaaaaatcaacactatatttttttgaaaatcaagacatttaattcattaataatgttaatttgcattaaataatgataataatattcttGCAATTGATCTAAGAAGGCTGAGAGGAGTGAGTGACACTGCAACATGAAAATGCATTAATATGGGAtgagataaaattataaaaatattaagaaaatattaaaaaattgacaGATCAATGAAGATGAGTGAGTGATCCAAAACTCAAGTAAGTGATCCTTTAGCCACCCTGCATCATGATCATGCATGGGAAGAACAGGGACAAAACAATTCAAACCACATGAGGCAGACCAAATTGTACAACAAATGAGTGTAGATGGTGGTCTTTCAGGTCTGTTAGGAGACAACTACCACTTGTCTCCTCAGTTTACACGGCAATTCAAATGCTTCTTTCCCTTTTTCCTCTGAAAAGTGAAAAAGGGATATCATCACACGCATGCACCACAGCTTATTGTTTTGAAGCCATTTGGTTGACTGGTCTACAGAGAAAGAGAATGACTCAGTCAAAGATGCTGCGCCAATCTGCAGTTTCATGGATGACCAAAAGTTCATTTGACTGGTGCTTTTTTCCAAATTGTGTTTAACAAGTGGGGCAAAACAAAGGATGTCGGATATATCATAAGAGAGAACCTTTTTCTGAAACATGTTGGAAAAAAATTTCCATTAAACAATACCACAGCCCACTTTTTTGGCCATTTGCTTCACCTGGTGATACAGGGTAGTGACCCAATAGGTCAGTCTATTTCTACCATGGTTTGATTTGTTTATTCAGAAATTGTAGTAAATAATCATTGACAACAATTAGAGTGCTTCTTCTGATGTGTCACATCAGCTTTTGTGCAATGAGTGATCAAAGGAGCAATGACAGAGAAGATGTTGATCAACAATTGGCCACCTTAGTTCTCCCTTGGCAGTGAATCAGATACACAGATATCCCCTCGACATAGCGGGCACACCCTgtgtataatataataaaagttaaaGAGATACACATTTCCAAGCATCTTTAGCACATGAGTTGCAAGTAAAGATATTAACATAATGATCATAAGAATAGAGGACAACATGGTATCAGGACATATATAGCTCAGTTTTAAGACGCAAAGGAATTCCATCAATTATTATAGTAGGGTCTTATGAATTGCCAAGAATTAAAAACGGTAGAAATCCATAACATCATTATGTCAGAAGGGCATCCAAATCTTCCATTATCCATCACAGAATATCATGGTGGTTGGACCACAAATCGAATAGGTTGAAGAAAACATGGGAAAAGCTCATAGACCGCACAACATTTAGTCAGTTTTATCAATCACCACCAAAGTTTAGCATCATATAGTATTGCTGTTTTTACGTGCTTTGTTTTGCAGTTTACTCAGTAGAGTGCTTCTAGTCTAAAAAATACATGTAAAACTCACTCATCTATGTTCTTTCTGtgccattttataaattttaagtttagtCATAATAATCCTAAATTAACAAAAAGGACACCCAAA
The sequence above is a segment of the Phaseolus vulgaris cultivar G19833 chromosome 2, P. vulgaris v2.0, whole genome shotgun sequence genome. Coding sequences within it:
- the LOC137811110 gene encoding beta-amylase 8; translation: MKSINDDGSTQDLDPQSDHSSDYLAHPNSNPHPHPHTRRPRGFAAAAAATTNSVAKGKKEREKEKERTKLRERHRRAITSRMLAGLRQYGNFPLPARADMNDVLAALAREAGWVVDADGTTYRQCPPPSHMGSFAAKSVESQLSGGSLRNCSVKETIENQTSVLRIDECLSPASIDSVVIAERDSRNEKYTNASPINTVDCLEADQLMQDIHSGVHENDFTGTPYVPVYVKLPAGIINKFCQLIDPEGIREELMHMKSLNVDGVVVDCWWGIVEGWSSQKYVWSGYRELFNIVRKFKLKLQVVMAFHECGGNDSSDALISLPQWVLDIGKDNQDIFFTDREGRRNTECLSWGIDKERVLKGRTGIEVYFDMMRSFRTEFDDLFAEGLIYAVEVGLGASGELKYPSFSERMGWRYPGIGEFQCYDKYLQHSLRKAAKLRGHSFWARGPDNAGHYNSMPHETGFFCERGDYDNYYGRFFLHWYSQTLIDHADNVLSLATLAFEETKIIVKVPAVYWWYKTPSHAAELTAGYHNPTNQDGYYPVFEVLRKHAVTMKFVCLGFHLSSQEANESLIDPEGLSWQVLNSAWDRGLMAGGENALLCYDREGYKRLVDTAKPRNDPDHRHFSFFVYQQPSLLQANVCLSELDFFVKCMHGEMTDP